AAAGTAATTTTGGGTACTATTGGTCGTAAAGAAAAACATAAAGGCACTTCATATATTATTGAGGCGTTTAAGATACTAAGAGAAAAATTTGGAAATAAGATAGAATTACACATTGCATTTGGCGATAAAATTTTTGAGAATATAGAAGGAATTAAAGTATTTCATCCTAATGGAGATCTGAATTTAGCAAAATTTTATAAAAGTTTAAATGTTTATATTTGTGCACAAACTATTCAGTTGCAAGCAATTCATTACCCAATAATAGAGTGTATGGCTTGTAAAGTTCCTGTTATTACAACAGGTTATTATCCATCAAATAAATTTAATTCTTTTTTGATACCTATTGAAAACGTAAATGCAATAATAGATAAAGCAGAAGTTTTCATGCATACCAATATTAATGAAATAAATAAAATCAAAGAAATTGCTTTTAATGATATTCTTGAATTTGATTGGTCAAATGTTTCTAAAAAAATGATAAATTACTTCAAAGAATAAAAACTAATGACAATATATTATATAATATTTTTAATTGCCTTTTTTCTTTGCTTTTTCGATTTTGTTCCATATAAATTGCTGAAGACTATTGTTTATTTTCTCTTTACGGGATCATTAATTTATTTTGTTGGAAACAGACCGGTGGGAGTAGATAATGATAGCCCAATGTATGAAAGAATGTTTTATGCTTTTTCAAAGGCAGATTATGATGAAATTATTGAGGGCGGTGCAGGATTTGTAGAACCAGGCTATACAATTCTCAATAAAATCTTATCAATCTTTGGAGGGGACTTTTCTACATTGTTAATTGTCATGGCTTTTTTAACTGGTTTTTTAAATTATTATTACTTTAAAAAAAAATCAGTTTATCCTTTTTTATCTATATTGATTTACCTCTCCTTTTTCTTTTTATATAGAGATTTTACACAAATTAGATATGCACTCTGTTGTACGCTTTCATTTTGGTGTGTAGGTTATTTTATTAACAAAGAATATGTGAAATCCATCATGCTTTTTGTTCTTGCTGTTTCTTTTCACAATAGCGCTTTTATATTATTACCTGTTTTGCCATTTATTAATTTAATAAAAAATAGGTATTTGTATATACTACTACCTATACCATGTTTTGTTCTAGGTTATCTAATTAATTTCTTTCCATTATTATTAAAGTTTGGTTTTACCAACGACCATATGAGTATATATTTGAAAGAAGATGGAAGTGGTGGTCTAGCTGTTTCACTAATTGGATATTTTTTATTAATTATATATATATTGATTGATTATATTTCTAAAGAAAAAGTGTCTGGAAATAAAGAAATGTTTTTCTACTTTAGAATGATTGGTATTTCTGTCGCATTAAATTTTCTTTTTATTCAGTCCGCAATCTTTCAGAGATTTACATTATTGCTTTTTCAATTTTCGGTATTATTAATACCTTATCTAGTCAATCAATCGCTTAGATTTTCTAGAAAAAAAGAGATCTTTTTTATTTTTTATTTCTTCTTAGCAATATTTTTTACTTGGTACGGAATGAGGATGATAGATGAAAAACTAATAAGACCATATTAATGTAATTATGATAGACGTACTTTTAGCAACTTATAATGGTGATAAATATATAGAAGCTCAGATATATTCTCTTTTAACTCAAACTTATAAAGATTGGAAACTTATTATCCATGATGATGGCTCTACGGATAAAACTCTTGAAATTATCAAACAATTTCAAGAGAGGGATAGTAGAATTACCCTAATAGAAGATGGGATAAAATGCGGTGGGGCTGGAACTAATTTTCTTCATATTCTTAAGCATTATTCCACAGCAGACTATATTATATTTTGTGATCAAGATGATATTTGGTGGGAAAATAAGTTAGCGGTAATGTTATCTTATTTCAATGATAATGATATTCCACAAGGTGTTTTTGCTGGAGGGTATTTGTATTCTAATAAAAAAGGAATCATGGGAGATATACCTTCACCAATATTAAGCAACTTTGAGGAAGCATTTTTTATTGCAGGTGGGCTGCAAGGATGCTCATTTATGTTTAATAAAAAAGTAGCAAACATAGCTAATCAATATAATGGCTATATGGTGATGCACGATTTTTTGATTACATTAATAGTTTTAACTTTTGGTAAATTAACGTATATAGATAATAAATTAATGCTATATAGACAGGAACACGAAGGAAAAACAACGAGAAATGTTGAAAAAAATCGTATTGCAGTACTGAAAAATAGATTTCCTGTAATTGATGATATGCATTATAAATCATTATTAGGGTTTGTAGAAAATTTTTATAATCAATTAACGCCTGACCAAAAGTATAATTATGCTCAATTTCAAAAAATATATAATTCAAAAAATATTTGGCATAGATTATATATAATTCTTAGAAACCGATTTACTTTGGATAAGAGTATATTGAAGCTGATGATTAAAATCATTTTAAGACCATTTATTTAAACATGATTACAATTTTTACACCTACATACAATAGAGCTCATCTTTTACATAACCTTTATAATAGTTTATGTATTCAGACCGAAAAAAACTTTGAATGGTTAATTATTGATGATGGTTCTTCTGATAATACGCAGGAGGTAGTCCAAAATTTTATTGATGAAAATAGGATAACTATTCGTTATCAAAAACAAGAAAACCAAGGTAAGCATATTGCTATTAATAATGGGGTAGCATTAGCTAGGTGTGAATTATTTTTCATTGTAGATAGTGATGATGTTTTACCAAATGATAGTTTAGAAAAAATCATAGAAAAGTATCAATTAATTAAAAATAATAAAGATATAGTTGGTATTGCAGGTAGGAGAGGATACATTACTGGGGGCTATATAGGAACAAATAAAAAATATTCTGATATTATAACAACTTCGCTGAATTTTAGGTTTAATCATAGGATAGAAGGAGATATGGCTGAAGTTTTCAGAACAGAAATCTTGCGAAAATTTCCTTTTCCTTTCTTTGAAGGGGAAAAATTTTGTCCTGAGGCTCTTATTTGGCAAAAAATAGATCAGTTTTATAAAATGCTTTGGTTTTCAGATATAATATATAGGGGCGAATATATAGAAGGAGGACTTTCAGCAAATATTTTTAAAGTGAGAAAAAATTCTCCGAAGGCTAGTTGTTTATATTATTCAGAATTGTCAAAATATAATATTTCATATTTTCAAAAAATAAAAGCGGTCGCTAACTATTGGAGGTTTTCAATATATGATGATATTCCATTTCGAGAAAAATTGAAAAAAGTTTCTATTGTTAAAACTATAATTTCTTTACCTTTGATTACTCTACTATTATCAAAAGATGGGTTAAGATTATGACAGAAAAAAAATATTTTACCATAATACTTATGTTTGTTTATTTTGCTTTAAATGCAAAAGAATATAATGTCTTAAATTATGGGGCAATCCCTAATGATAATAAGGATGATTGGAATGCGTTCCAGAATTGTATTAATGAAGCAATAAAAGAAAACGATAAGCCATATATTTATGTGCCAATAGGTAGTTATAATATTTCAAGAGAATTAACTTTTGATTTCCTAGATAAGGATGTCAATTTTATTGGAGAAATTAATAAAAAGAATATTGTACCTACTTTAAATTTTACATCATCAACAAATTTAATATGGGCAAAGGGATATTTATGTAACCCGTCTAAAGGTGTTTTTAGAATTAATAATTTGATTATTAGCAGCAATAACCTTCCTTATTCAGTTAATCATCCTAAGGCAAATAAAGACCAATGGAGTGCTGCATTAGCGATAGCAGATAAATCTGAGGCGTATATCAATAATATTACTATAAAAAACTTCTACGGCCAAGGAATATATATTAGTGCAACACAGCAAGTAGGAATAAACGAAAATAGTCGCTTTAAATATGTAGAAATTATAAATTCAAAAATATTTGATGTTTGGGGATACAATCCTAAAAAAGATGATTATGGAGATGGAATTTATTTAGCAAATATCTCTTCGGCAGTAATAAAGAATAATATTATTTTTAATAATACGGTAAAAACAAAACAATTGGGAAGATGTGGGATAGTAGTAGAATATATGTCAGAGAATGTTCAGATTATCTGTAATGAGGTGAAAGGCGGATATGATAGACCCATTCATTTTGAAAGTACATTTGGTGGACATACAGTTCAAGATAATTTTTTTAAAGGCTCTGATATGGGGCTGATTTTATCTGAAAGCATTAAAGATTTAAATAAACCAATACTTTTTAAAAATAATTATTTTACTAATGAAGGACTGGAAAAACAAAATAATCTTTCAAAAACATTCGCAAAAGGAAATTATGGAGACAGGGCTTTAGCATATATTGTTACAGATGGTGATAGCAATGAAATTAAAATTTTATTTGATTCAAATATTTTTTTTGTAGACTTTAATTCGCAATATGATTCTAATGCATTAATAAATAATAGATCTAAAAATGTCAAGTTTAAAAATAATAGTTTTAAAACTTCAAATTCAGATCAAACAATTTATATTTTTAATTATGGGAAATCAAACTTTTATAATAATATAATGCAAAAATCAGTAATTTTAAAATAAATGAAGGTTTTACATGTTATAAATTCTCTTTTTATAGGGGGAGCTGAAAGATTGCTTGTTGAGACTTTGCCTTTGCTACAAAAAAATACGAACAATAATGTAGATTTAGCTCTATTAAATGCAAGTTCAACATCTTTTTATGAAAAATTTAAAAGTGTTAATAAGGGGGAAATTTTTGAATTATCGAAATCGAATGAGTATAATCCACTAAATATATTACGCCTTATCCCCTTGATGAAGAAATATGACATCATTCACGTTCACTTATTTCCTTCCTTATATTGGGTTGCCATTGCTAAGATGATAAGTTTTTCTAGAGTGAAACTAGTTTTTACTGAACATAGTACTGGAAATCGGAGGCTTCAAAGCCCACTGTTTAGAATAATAGATAAATTCATCTATCGTGCTTATTCTAAAATTATCTGTATCTCACCCGAAGTAAAGAATCAAATCGGAAATTTATTAAAAATTCCAAACGATCGGCTTGTCGTTGTCAATAACGGAATAAATCTTCGTAAAATTAAAAGTATAAAAGCACACCAACGAGAGGATTTCGGATATTATTCCGAGGATTGTATTATTGTAATGGTTGCCGGATTCCGTATAGAAAAAGATCATGAAACTCTCATAGCTTCCTTGAAATATTTACCAGCAAAATATAAACTTTTGTTAGTAGGTGATGGATATAGGAGGGCAGAAATCGAAAACTGTATCCATAAACTTAATCTTAATAACAGAATTACATTACTTGGAATTCGCTCGGATGTTTATGCGCTACTGAAGATGAGCGACATTGCCGTGTTATCATCTCATTGGGAAGGGTTTGGTTTGGCTGCGGCAGAAGCGATGGCTGCAGAAATCCCTGTAATTGCAAGTAATGTTGATGGTTTAGCACAAGTAGTAGAGGGTGGAGGAATTTTATTCGAATATGGAAATGTTGAGGAATTAGCACAAAAAATAAAGTGGGTTGTAGAAGATGAAAATATTAAAGAAGAATATATTTATAGAGGTGGACAGAAAGTTTTAAGGTATGATATTCAGGAAATGGTAAATAAGACTGTTGAAATATACACAAGGCTATAAATATTCTTTATTATTTGATTTTATTACTTTTCTACTTTTTTCTGGTTTGGAATTGTTAGAACAGAAACTTCTATAAATAAAAAGATAGATTTTTTATTCCTATCAATCATTATTATCTTCTTTTGTGGATTACGTCCTTTGAATTTGGATAAGAATTTACAATTGTATCGTGATTTTTTCAACTCTTTTTGCAGTTTTATTAATATGATATATAACAATGGGAAGATTACAAATAAAAAAATATCTGTATTTTCACTTTCTGAATTTGGCAATGCAAAGAATACTATCAATTAATATAGATATCTTTCACAAAATAAGAAAAGAATTGCTTTCCTTATGTATTCGAAATTTAGTATTTTTAATAGAAAATTTACAATAAAATGAAACCTGATAAAATTCTTCATATAATAACAATTTCATTTGTTATCAATCATTTTTTTGGCAAACAGTTCAATTATTTGAAAAAAAAAACAGGTAACCAATATCATTTAGGTTGCACTCCCTCAGAAGAGTTTACTCAGTTAGCAGAAGATTTGGACTACATTCCTTTTTCTGTAGAAGTGACTCGAAATATAAGTCCTTTTAAAGACTTGAATGCTGTTATAAAAATTTACAATTATATTAAGAAAAATCAGATAGAAAAAGTTGTTGGTCATACTCCCAAAGGAGGATTGGTAGCTATGGTTGCTTCTTATTTTGCTGGTGTAAAAGAAAGAATATACTTCCGTCATGGTATTATTTACGAAACAAGCACTGGTTTTAAAAGAACTTTGTTGAAAATGATTGATCGTCTTTCTGGAACTTTGGCAACAAAGGTTGTTTGTGTGAGCAAGTCTGTGAAAGAAATCAGTATCCACGATCACTTAAATGCCCCAGAAAAAAATGTCATTCTTGGATTGGGTACCTGCAATGGGATCGATACTGAAGATAAATTTAACCCCGAAACACATTCTATAGAATATCAGCAAGTACTAAAAAAATCTATTGGCATTGGTGATGATGATTTTGTAGTAGGCTACGTCGGAAGATTGGTAAAAGATAAAGGAGTTAATGAACTTATAGGGGCTTGGAACATTTTGAAAAGGAATCATAATAACTTGAAATTACTTTTGGTAGGTCCCATTGAGGAGCGTGATGCTATAACTTTTGAAAGTAAGAAGCAAATCCAAACCGATCCAAACATTATAAATACAGGTTTTGTGCTAAACGCTTCTTCCTATTTTCCATTAATGGATGTTTTTGTGTTACCAACATATAGAGAGGGTTTTCCAACTGTTTCTTTAGAGGCTTCTTCTATGGAGATTCCTGTACTCATTACACGAGCCACTGGATGCGAAGAATCCATTATTGAAAATAAAACAGGTCTTTTTATTAAAAATTCAGCGGAGGATATTGCAGAAAAAATAGAAATCTACTTTAACAATCCACAGTTAAGAAATAGTCATGGCAAATTGGGCAGGAAATTCGTACGTGAAAATTTCGAACAAACTAAAATTTGGGATCAAATCCATACCAAATTAAAATATTGAAATAGTTATGAAAATCACTATCACGGGCGCATCCGGTTTTGTAGGTTCTAATCTTTCAAAATATTTGGAAGAAAAGGGAAATACCATAGATAAATTATCTTTAAGAAAGCCTGATTTTTCTTTGCAGAAAGATGCAAAAGCTGTGATTCATTTGGCAGGTAAAGCCCATGATACAGCGAATACTTCCGCTGATGATGAATATTTTGAAATCAATACTGAACTGACAAAGAAATTGTTTGATGATTTTTTGAATTCAGAAATAAAAGATTTTCTCTTTTTCAGCAGTGTAAAAGCCACCGCCGATACTTTGGAGGGTATTTTGGATGAAAACCATCCTTCCAGTCCGCAAACGCCATATGGAAGATCGAAATGGGAGGCAGAAAAATATCTGCTTTCAAAAAATCTGCCGTCCGGAAAACGCCTGTTCATCATTCGTCCTTGTATGATTCACGGTCCGGGCAACAAAGGAAATCTAAACCTGCTTTACAAAGTGGTAGAAAAAGGCATTCCTTGGCCGTTAGCCAGTTTTGAAAATAGAAGATCATTTTTAAGTATTGACAATTTGAATTACCTGGTTGATAAAATCATAAATTCAGATATCCCTTCCGGAATTTATAATTTTGCAGACGATAAAGCCATCTCTACCAACGAACTGGTATCCATTATTGCGAAAACTTCTGGCAAAAGGGAAAAATTATGGCACATTTCCGCGGGTTTAATTTCGGGTGTGGCAAAGCTGGGTGATAAAATAAAATTACCCCTCAATACAGAAAGATTAAAAAAATTAACTGAAAATTATGTGGTTTCCAACCAAAAAATCAAAACCGCTTTAAATATCGATTCTTTACCAATTAGCGCTGAAGAAGGAATGAAAAAGACGATTGAATCATTTAAAAGTAGTAAATAACAATCATTATTTAAACTTAATCCTCCAGTAAAACAATTCTTATCAAAATGAACATAAAATTTGCATATTTTTGCAAATAATCTGATAATAAACACCTATGATGTATTTCGCTGTTTTTCTCGTGCTTTTTGTCTTAGAATTGTTCTATTTCAAAATTGCCGACCGATTTAATATCATCGATAAGCCTAATCACCGCAGTGCGCATACAGAAATTACCCTTCGCGGTGGCGGAATTATCTTTGCGATTGCTTTTTTGTTTTTTATGGGATATGAATTTTTCTTTAAAGGATACCGTTTTTCTTTGGACAATTCTTTAGAACCAAATTTCTGGATTTTCGGTGCTGGTTTGTTAACCATCTGTATCATTAGTTTTATTGATGATATGATGGACTTATCAACCAAGATTCGATTGGTCTTTCATTTCATTTCGGTGACTTTGCTACTATTTTTTCTTAATGCATTTCAGTTACTCCCGTGGTGGGGAATTCCCGTTTGTTATGTCTTGATTATCGGTATTCTTAATGCTTATAATTTTATGGACGGAATCAATGGAATGTCTGGGATTTATAGTTTGGTGGTTTTAGGTTCGCTATTATATATAAATCAATATGTAATTCCCTTTGTAGAAGCAGACTTTATCATTTATCCAATACTTGCCTCAGTAGTTTTTCTGTTTTTTAATTTTAGAAAAAAAGCAAAATGCTTTCTGGGCGATATCGGAAGTATGGGAATTGCTTTTTGGGTGATTGCTTTAGTGGCTTTGCTAATTTTAAAAACGGGCGAGCTGAAGTGGATTCTTTTTCTAGCCGTTTATGGTGTAGAAACCATTTTAACCATCTTAGAGAGATTAAAGCTGAAAGAAAATATTTTCCATGCACACCGTCGACATTTATACCAACTTTTGGCTAATGATATGAAAGTATCTCATCTTCTTGTAAGTACAGCTTTCGCATTATTGCAATTGATTATCAATTTCGTAATAATTGTGAATAGTTGGTCAGATTGGATAAATTTTTCATTAATTTTGCTTCCGTTGGTGATTTTATACCTCTTGATTAAGATTAAAATAAAAGAACAAATAAGTAATAAATAATCGTTTTTATTTTAGCGAACGATTGCTATAACTTCAGTAAATGATTTGTGCATATGATCTTTTATCATAAGAAATATAATGAGAGAGAAAGATGAACATCATTTCTATATTTAAAACTAAGTCTGCCTTTTAATGGAACAAAAAGTAAAAATAGCAATTTTAGGTTATGGCCATATCGGTAGAAAGCATGCAGAGATGGTTTTTCAAAATCAAGACTATCAACTCGTTGCCCTCATCGATCCTAAATTTAAATCTGAGAATCTGGACCAGAATATTTCGGTAGACCATTTCACTTCATTGCAGGATTTTTTACAAAGTGATATTTCTGCAGATGTTATCGCCATTTGTACTCCAAATGGATTGCATTATGAACAGACCAAACTGATTGTTGAAAAGGGAATTCATGCGATCATTGAAAAACCGATCACACTCAATTCTGAAGAAGCTCAAGAATTGGAGCAGTTAGCGGCTAGAAATAAGGTGCATCTTTTTCCGGTGATGCAAAATAGATTTTCCCCACCCGCCCTATGGTTAAAGAGTTTAATGGAGTCTAAAGTTTTGGGTAAAATCTTTATGGTTCAAATTTCCTGTTTCTGGAATCGGAATGATCAATATTATACCAAAGAATCCTGGCGTGGAACAAAAGCGTTAGATGGAGGTACATTGTACACTCAGTTTTCTCACTATCTGGATATTATGTATTGGCTTTTCGGGGATATTACCAATATAAAATCAAAGTTTGCAGATTTTAATCATACTGAGCTTACTGAATTTGAAGACAGCGGTATTGTGACCTTCGATTTTAATTCGGGAGGAATGGGAAGTTTTACTTTTTCCACCGCTGTTTGGAACGAAAATTTAGAAAGTTCCCTGACCATTATCGCAGAAAATGGCTCCGTGAAAGTGGGAGGCCAATATATGAATCACGTAGAGAAATGTGTTATAAAAGATTATAATGCTCCCGAATTGCCGGAAACCAATCTCGCGAATGATTATGGCAGCTTCAAAGGTTCTGCCCAAAATCATCAACATCTTTATAAAAATGTGATTGACTTTTTAAAGGAAGGAAAGGAAATTCATACCACTACAGACGACAGTGTAAAAGTGCTTAAAATTATTGAGCGTATTTACGCCCAAAACAATTAATACTAATTTTAAATGAAAATAAAAGAAACGCCCCTAAAAGACTGCTACATCATAGAACCTACCATCTTTACAGATGACAGAGGTTACTTTTATGAGAAGTTCAACGAACAGAAATTTGAAGAACTGACAGGTATGAATGGGCATTTTGTTCAGGATAATATTTCGAAATCTTCTTATGGTGTTTTGCGTGGACTTCACTTACAAAAAGGGGAACATTCACAAGCGAAACTGGTTTCCTGCCTGGAAGGAAAGGTGTTTGACGTGGCGGTTGATTTACGAAAAGACTCGCCAACGTTCGGTCAATGGTTTGGTGTTGAACTATCAGCAGAAAATAAACTTCAGTTTTATGTACCCAGAGGCTTCGGACATGGCTTTTCTGTATTAACCGAAACAGCGGTGTTTGCCTACAAATGCGACAATTTTTATAATAAAGAATCAGAAGGAGGCGTTTTGTGGAACGACCCAGATTTAAATATCGACTGGCGTTTACCCGAAGAAGACATTCAACTTTCAGATAAAGATAAAATTCAAGCTACCTTTGCAGAAGGCAATTTTTAAATACACTTATGAAAAATATTATCATTACCGGTGGAGCCGGTTTTATAGGGTCGCATGTCGTGCGGGAATTTGTAAAAAATAACCCTGATTCAAAAATTATCAATCTTGATGCGTTGACCTACGCGGGAAATCTGGAGAATTTAAAAGATATTGAAAACGAACCAAACTACGTTTTCGAGAAAGCAGATATTACGAAGGTTGAAGAACTCAGAAAAGTTTTTGAAAAGTATAATCCAGACGCTATTGTGCATTTAGCAGCAGAAAGTCACGTGGATCGGAGTATTGAAGATCCAAGTGCTTTTATTAATACCAATGTGAACGGCACTGCCAATCTTTTGAATTTAGCCAGAGAATTCTGGACTTTAAACCCAGATCATCAACATGGCAATTTCCCAAATGAAACCAGAAAGAATTTATTCTATCACGTTTCTACCGATGAGGTGTACGGAACATTAGGTGAAACAGGTTTTTTTACGGAAGAAACTTCTTACGATCCGAAATCTCCTTATTCTGCCAGTAAAGCTGCTTCTGATCATTTGGTTAGAGCCTACGGAAATACCTATGGAATGCCATTTATCATTTCCAACTGTTCTAATAATTACGGTCCAAATCATTTCCCGGAGAAATTAATTCCATTGTGTATCTCTAATATTATCAATGAAAAACCGCTTCCAATTTATGGAGATGGAAAATACACCCGTGATTGGTTATATGTTATCGACCACGCGAAAGCGATTCATCAAATCTTTTTTGAGGCTAAAACTGGAGAAACTTATAACATCGGTGGTTTTAATGAATGGAAAAATATTGATTTGGTAAAAGAACTGATCAAACAAATGGATGAGAAATTAGGAAATCCGGCAGGTCACTCCGAAAAATTAATTACGTACGTA
This DNA window, taken from Kaistella carnis, encodes the following:
- a CDS encoding EpsG family protein → MTIYYIIFLIAFFLCFFDFVPYKLLKTIVYFLFTGSLIYFVGNRPVGVDNDSPMYERMFYAFSKADYDEIIEGGAGFVEPGYTILNKILSIFGGDFSTLLIVMAFLTGFLNYYYFKKKSVYPFLSILIYLSFFFLYRDFTQIRYALCCTLSFWCVGYFINKEYVKSIMLFVLAVSFHNSAFILLPVLPFINLIKNRYLYILLPIPCFVLGYLINFFPLLLKFGFTNDHMSIYLKEDGSGGLAVSLIGYFLLIIYILIDYISKEKVSGNKEMFFYFRMIGISVALNFLFIQSAIFQRFTLLLFQFSVLLIPYLVNQSLRFSRKKEIFFIFYFFLAIFFTWYGMRMIDEKLIRPY
- a CDS encoding glycosyltransferase, with translation MIDVLLATYNGDKYIEAQIYSLLTQTYKDWKLIIHDDGSTDKTLEIIKQFQERDSRITLIEDGIKCGGAGTNFLHILKHYSTADYIIFCDQDDIWWENKLAVMLSYFNDNDIPQGVFAGGYLYSNKKGIMGDIPSPILSNFEEAFFIAGGLQGCSFMFNKKVANIANQYNGYMVMHDFLITLIVLTFGKLTYIDNKLMLYRQEHEGKTTRNVEKNRIAVLKNRFPVIDDMHYKSLLGFVENFYNQLTPDQKYNYAQFQKIYNSKNIWHRLYIILRNRFTLDKSILKLMIKIILRPFI
- a CDS encoding glycosyltransferase family 2 protein; translated protein: MITIFTPTYNRAHLLHNLYNSLCIQTEKNFEWLIIDDGSSDNTQEVVQNFIDENRITIRYQKQENQGKHIAINNGVALARCELFFIVDSDDVLPNDSLEKIIEKYQLIKNNKDIVGIAGRRGYITGGYIGTNKKYSDIITTSLNFRFNHRIEGDMAEVFRTEILRKFPFPFFEGEKFCPEALIWQKIDQFYKMLWFSDIIYRGEYIEGGLSANIFKVRKNSPKASCLYYSELSKYNISYFQKIKAVANYWRFSIYDDIPFREKLKKVSIVKTIISLPLITLLLSKDGLRL
- a CDS encoding right-handed parallel beta-helix repeat-containing protein; the encoded protein is MTEKKYFTIILMFVYFALNAKEYNVLNYGAIPNDNKDDWNAFQNCINEAIKENDKPYIYVPIGSYNISRELTFDFLDKDVNFIGEINKKNIVPTLNFTSSTNLIWAKGYLCNPSKGVFRINNLIISSNNLPYSVNHPKANKDQWSAALAIADKSEAYINNITIKNFYGQGIYISATQQVGINENSRFKYVEIINSKIFDVWGYNPKKDDYGDGIYLANISSAVIKNNIIFNNTVKTKQLGRCGIVVEYMSENVQIICNEVKGGYDRPIHFESTFGGHTVQDNFFKGSDMGLILSESIKDLNKPILFKNNYFTNEGLEKQNNLSKTFAKGNYGDRALAYIVTDGDSNEIKILFDSNIFFVDFNSQYDSNALINNRSKNVKFKNNSFKTSNSDQTIYIFNYGKSNFYNNIMQKSVILK
- a CDS encoding glycosyltransferase, with the protein product MKVLHVINSLFIGGAERLLVETLPLLQKNTNNNVDLALLNASSTSFYEKFKSVNKGEIFELSKSNEYNPLNILRLIPLMKKYDIIHVHLFPSLYWVAIAKMISFSRVKLVFTEHSTGNRRLQSPLFRIIDKFIYRAYSKIICISPEVKNQIGNLLKIPNDRLVVVNNGINLRKIKSIKAHQREDFGYYSEDCIIVMVAGFRIEKDHETLIASLKYLPAKYKLLLVGDGYRRAEIENCIHKLNLNNRITLLGIRSDVYALLKMSDIAVLSSHWEGFGLAAAEAMAAEIPVIASNVDGLAQVVEGGGILFEYGNVEELAQKIKWVVEDENIKEEYIYRGGQKVLRYDIQEMVNKTVEIYTRL
- a CDS encoding glycosyltransferase family 4 protein; the protein is MKPDKILHIITISFVINHFFGKQFNYLKKKTGNQYHLGCTPSEEFTQLAEDLDYIPFSVEVTRNISPFKDLNAVIKIYNYIKKNQIEKVVGHTPKGGLVAMVASYFAGVKERIYFRHGIIYETSTGFKRTLLKMIDRLSGTLATKVVCVSKSVKEISIHDHLNAPEKNVILGLGTCNGIDTEDKFNPETHSIEYQQVLKKSIGIGDDDFVVGYVGRLVKDKGVNELIGAWNILKRNHNNLKLLLVGPIEERDAITFESKKQIQTDPNIINTGFVLNASSYFPLMDVFVLPTYREGFPTVSLEASSMEIPVLITRATGCEESIIENKTGLFIKNSAEDIAEKIEIYFNNPQLRNSHGKLGRKFVRENFEQTKIWDQIHTKLKY
- a CDS encoding NAD-dependent epimerase/dehydratase family protein; translation: MKITITGASGFVGSNLSKYLEEKGNTIDKLSLRKPDFSLQKDAKAVIHLAGKAHDTANTSADDEYFEINTELTKKLFDDFLNSEIKDFLFFSSVKATADTLEGILDENHPSSPQTPYGRSKWEAEKYLLSKNLPSGKRLFIIRPCMIHGPGNKGNLNLLYKVVEKGIPWPLASFENRRSFLSIDNLNYLVDKIINSDIPSGIYNFADDKAISTNELVSIIAKTSGKREKLWHISAGLISGVAKLGDKIKLPLNTERLKKLTENYVVSNQKIKTALNIDSLPISAEEGMKKTIESFKSSK
- a CDS encoding MraY family glycosyltransferase, coding for MMYFAVFLVLFVLELFYFKIADRFNIIDKPNHRSAHTEITLRGGGIIFAIAFLFFMGYEFFFKGYRFSLDNSLEPNFWIFGAGLLTICIISFIDDMMDLSTKIRLVFHFISVTLLLFFLNAFQLLPWWGIPVCYVLIIGILNAYNFMDGINGMSGIYSLVVLGSLLYINQYVIPFVEADFIIYPILASVVFLFFNFRKKAKCFLGDIGSMGIAFWVIALVALLILKTGELKWILFLAVYGVETILTILERLKLKENIFHAHRRHLYQLLANDMKVSHLLVSTAFALLQLIINFVIIVNSWSDWINFSLILLPLVILYLLIKIKIKEQISNK
- a CDS encoding Gfo/Idh/MocA family protein, with the protein product MEQKVKIAILGYGHIGRKHAEMVFQNQDYQLVALIDPKFKSENLDQNISVDHFTSLQDFLQSDISADVIAICTPNGLHYEQTKLIVEKGIHAIIEKPITLNSEEAQELEQLAARNKVHLFPVMQNRFSPPALWLKSLMESKVLGKIFMVQISCFWNRNDQYYTKESWRGTKALDGGTLYTQFSHYLDIMYWLFGDITNIKSKFADFNHTELTEFEDSGIVTFDFNSGGMGSFTFSTAVWNENLESSLTIIAENGSVKVGGQYMNHVEKCVIKDYNAPELPETNLANDYGSFKGSAQNHQHLYKNVIDFLKEGKEIHTTTDDSVKVLKIIERIYAQNN
- the rfbC gene encoding dTDP-4-dehydrorhamnose 3,5-epimerase → MKIKETPLKDCYIIEPTIFTDDRGYFYEKFNEQKFEELTGMNGHFVQDNISKSSYGVLRGLHLQKGEHSQAKLVSCLEGKVFDVAVDLRKDSPTFGQWFGVELSAENKLQFYVPRGFGHGFSVLTETAVFAYKCDNFYNKESEGGVLWNDPDLNIDWRLPEEDIQLSDKDKIQATFAEGNF